tgcacaaaaattgaaaagaagCCCGTATTTAATAGGGGTATATAACTGGATGAGCATAATGTCCAAAATCTGCAGTAAACTTTTAGAAATGGCGTTAATAATGCATGTGCTGAGTGCTTAAAGTGTATAAAGAAATCGGTCATCGTATGCAAATGACAGTCCgaattttaaaagtttccaAAACCTTCAGGGAAGAAGTGTCGACTCAGATgcatgaacatatatatatattgcatttaTCTTGCAAGAATATGTGCCTTTGACAGAAGTCTGTGGAATTTTCTACGTCACTTCAACTGCATGTACCGATAAATTGAACGAAGGTTACGTGTCCATATACGGTTGAGGTCATGACGTCAATGCAACATGATTAAACAAACCAATCAGAAGCTACCACCTCGGGAATTTTACACTCACGCAAGGAAATATAGATCCATTTTATGGCATTTATATCATGCAAAGTTGATGATTTACGAAGCAAAATTTAAACAAGAACCGTTAATTTGTTAcgttttcatttaatttaaagatattttactgaTAAAGAATTGTATTTCAGATTGTCAAATGTCTTCTGTACCCACGTGCGGAGGTGTACAGCAAGTTTTGTGACGCGGCTGGAAAAGCGCACTTACACGAAATCACCACACAATGGCGTCTGCTAGTTCGTGTTGCGGGAAGCAGTAACTTAGAAGGGCTTTCGTTTTAGCCCTTCCCAGGTTCAGAAGTGAACAGGTTTGCTGCATCTCGACGTTGGATAACATCTCGCAACAATAGCAGTAAGATTTTCATCTAGGATCATTGCCTAACTGATACGGAATTCAGGTGACCTACCATTGAGGCCGGCTGTTGGACCGTTTGGCACAAgtcagaagttgagtttcatcACTTGATGAAATTTCGACTTAGCAGCCTGTCTTGCTTAAACCTGGGAAAGGGGGACCAACAGTTTACATGATCAGTCTACATGATCATATGCCATCGCAAATTTCAACCTTGAAACTCTTTGAAAGTCGAACACAGTCGTGGATCGAATCTGCGTCATTCCATCAGCTGAGTTGAAGTAGGATAGTTCTCGGTACAAAGGTGATTCATCATGAGGCAAGATCGACTGTGCTAGATCTTGTGTAAAGGTTGGTTGACAATCGTGCAATATCAGATCTACGTAGAcaaattttgtatatttgtgcaATAATGGCTGATTTACGCATTCCACTTCCCCCTTGTCCCAGTGAcagttgatgtgtttgtgaaGTGCGATTATTCTTCTCTGATCGGCGCGGTAACTTGCtcagacaaagaacaaagaagtgGTGCTGCCAACAAAGGGTTTACCTGTACTTCATCATCTCACCTGGTCTGTGATAGAATTTCTCACTCACTGTCTTTGACAGCTTTAATGAGTTTGATAGGAAGTAGGCCCAGACTGTGCATAAGTCATGGGCCGAAAAAGAAACTTATTCCAGAATCTGATGCCATCATAGGAAGTTTGACACCAGATGTCCATACCAATTCTCAACCATCTTTTCTGAGCTCAACcccagaaaaagaagacattttgaaacttggaaaatatgttctttttgggcagacagaaaaaaaggatatATACCTTTCAGTAGATACTACAACACAAGAAGAATTTACATGCAAGGTTTGTTCTTATTTGTTACCTGTCATACTTAAAATTTTGCTTACAATAAAAAGCTATTATGCTTTTAGGTAAAAGCTTTTGTTTCATGATGTTAACAATTTTATGATTTCACGTGAGTTAGgatcaaattgtttaaaatttattatgctAAATAGTTGAGAATGCTTAATAATTGTatgtaaaaaaagagaatgagagagaaaagatttcaTCAGCATtagaaaatgaattttcttATGTAGATTTATaataagatattaaaaataagagtttaaatttacatttataaagtaAGTAGTGTATAAATGTGCAttatatcttttaaaatgaGGCAAAATGTTAAGGAGTTTTCTGTGTTGAGCTTTATGTaagctttttttatataagcacattgtttatatttgctACACTGTTTACATGCTGATTGGCTGTTGATTGTGAACATTGTTTAATTATCATTCTCATGATCCCATGATTATACCAACAGCATTTTCTGAATCGAAAGTGAAATAGTGTGGACGTGAAGCTGCTATTAATAGCCTATGAGTTAGATGACATCAGACTTCCTTGTCTGTGTATCTCTTGCCCAAATTCACCTCCCAGTCTCATAGACCAGCTTTTACTAGTCTTGGTGATTTCAGCTGGTGATGTATGTGTACTTGGCTAAAAGAGGTTATTAATGTATTTAGGCATATAAATAACAGCTTGGTGTCTACTTTGGTGCTATAGGCCTGTTACAAAGAGTATTAGTATTGTTGGCTAAACGACTCACCATAGGATATAATCTATATGTAAAATAATAGGCCTACAGgctgattttttattatttagcagGAGCTTGTTATTCATGTCAGCTTCTTGGTAGAGAAGAGCACTAGAAGTAAATGGTTAACTATTGCTAGGTATGTTTTGTTATGGAACCATTTGAAGGTTTTCtacaagatattaaaaaataagccATTTTGATATATGGAAATGATAAGAATGTATGcttaaagagaagaaatatgCTTGTGTGAATCTTTCTAAACAAATACACTACTGTCTGACTGCCCCTATCAAACAATAAATAGAACAGTAATTTCAAGTCATGAGCTAATGCAATTCTGAAGTTGATAGAGAGGGTTACTCAATACTTTATAAGTCTGATAGGAATGTTCTTTAACATAGCAGTTAAAATTTGTCAGGGGTTACAATCAGCATGACTTAAGAATTAAGAGCTGGCAAATTGTAACATGCTGGTGCAATGCTGCTTTATTAGTGTTTCACCATGATGACGACATGGTTTTGCAAGTGATAAATTTTGTAGCattaaatattactttaaataCTGGCTGAAAAGAGAATAAATGGATGCATCtactaattaatttttttcctagctTTTTTAGTGTTCTCATTTTGTCATCCATTAAATGGCTTTTTGTTCCTATATACAGCTTTGAAAAATTGTCACATCTATTGGTCCCAAGAAACAGAATGCTTAGGAGGCTGATATTGTATGACATAGACTAATATTCTGTTTTTGCAGTGGGTTGATATCCTGTAACTTTAAAGAACTTAACTATCTGCTGCAGGTTTTTCCAATCGACCGCTACAGAGAAGCCTTGTCTCCATATTGGCAAGTGGACTGCCACAAGAACATTGCTGCTACAACAGAGGTTGTACTTGGAGAGTCAAGGGCCTACATCTTCTTTCACAAGAACTATGGAGATCTACACTCTTATGTGAGACAGAAGAAACGACTGAGGGAAGATGAGGCACAGCACCTGTTCAGACAGATTGTAGATGCTATATGTCATTGCCATGATAACAACGTAATCCTTCGTGATCTTAAGCTGCGGAAGTTTGTCTTCATAGATCCTGAGAGGTagtgtttttataaaaattttgttaactTATATTTACGTTTTTTCCATCAGATCTGTGTTGATCTTGTGGGTTGGTACATGCACATAGGTTTTAGattaataatattgttaaaTAACAAATATGAATGTTGCTGgaacttttttcaaattatcTGGAATTCCTTCTATTTTTTAGGACAACATTGCAGCTGGAAGGATTGGAAGATGCTGTAGTATTATCTGAAGAGGACCATGATGTTCTAAAGGACAAGCATGGCTGCCCAGCTTATGTCAGCCCAGAAATCCTGTTCTCTTCAGAAGCAGGGTACTCAGGCAAGCTTGCTGATGTGTGGAGCCTTGGAGTGATGCTGTACACCATGTTGGTGGGTCGCTACCCCTTCCATGATCCCCAGCCCATGGCCCTCTTTGGCAAGATCCGCCGGGGGCAATTTCACATTCCTGATTCAGTTTCTCCAAAGGCCAAGTGCTTGATACGCTGCTTGCTACGTCGCAATCCTGCAGAGAGACTTGCCTCAAATGAAATCATCTCTCATCCTTGGTTCCGCTCTGTCCCATCTCTTCGAAGTCAACCCAACACTGAGCGCTGCAATCGCTACCAGGTGGTGCCAGAGATGGAGTTGCCTCTACCATCAGCCATCGATTTCTAGGGCTGACTTAGTCGCCTGTGTCTTCACTTTGATGGCAAACATCACAGTACCATCAGCGGCTGGTTTAACAGTACTGACAATAGGGTGGATATTGACGAGATCAGTTAATTGAGAACTTGATTTTCATAACAGAAAAGAGTCACAGATAAAAGAGAAGGCATTAAGTAAGAATGGCAAATAATGGTTAAGAATATTTGTAAAGGCTGTGTTGCTGCCTGTTATATAGTTCTGGTGATGGTACTGTGATTTACTACAAAAGCAGTGAGGACGCGGGCGTGCAATGACCATTTTGAGAACAGTCACATTTAGAAGCAAGGCATGTTGTGGTCTTTCATTTTATAATCCAAACTGCATTAACAGTTTGATGGATTCTAAATTCAGCAGTAGAGATTGTTAGCTATTAGGAGGTGAGTATGGGCTCTTGTCCACTGCTGAATTCCATTGCAGCTATGCTTTCTGGATGCATGGAACAGCACGTTGGTTGCCctgaaaaaattcaaacaaagaaaaaagactggcATACAGGCTGCCACAGTTGTTTAGCAGGATCCAGATTATGTGTGCTCAGGAAGGCTGCCTTAGAAGTGCAAGCATTACACACATCAACTGCTGCGGGTAAAGTAAAATGGTTGTTAATGATGCTGCTGGACAATATGTCGGAACCTTTAAGATTGTGTACAATTTGATCTCCTGCTGGAAATGTTCTGAAGAGACAGCACAGTTTGGGCAGATGTGTGCAACATACAGTCTGGCTTATGTACTAGAATCAAG
This window of the Pomacea canaliculata isolate SZHN2017 linkage group LG4, ASM307304v1, whole genome shotgun sequence genome carries:
- the LOC112561870 gene encoding tribbles homolog 2-like — protein: MSLIGSRPRLCISHGPKKKLIPESDAIIGSLTPDVHTNSQPSFLSSTPEKEDILKLGKYVLFGQTEKKDIYLSVDTTTQEEFTCKVFPIDRYREALSPYWQVDCHKNIAATTEVVLGESRAYIFFHKNYGDLHSYVRQKKRLREDEAQHLFRQIVDAICHCHDNNVILRDLKLRKFVFIDPERTTLQLEGLEDAVVLSEEDHDVLKDKHGCPAYVSPEILFSSEAGYSGKLADVWSLGVMLYTMLVGRYPFHDPQPMALFGKIRRGQFHIPDSVSPKAKCLIRCLLRRNPAERLASNEIISHPWFRSVPSLRSQPNTERCNRYQVVPEMELPLPSAIDF